From one Rhodamnia argentea isolate NSW1041297 chromosome 1, ASM2092103v1, whole genome shotgun sequence genomic stretch:
- the LOC115738984 gene encoding uncharacterized protein LOC115738984 isoform X6, with the protein MEELRKLERAQAALELMHRHGVSPSDPDSDRFLSNLLLLLIQPCGELDMDRKFNLINEYLPKILRTLIKEASHLLDWDDLMKLENKDSRYLNQKSNCSLQTEFHNGDVVGLNAMERANSTLEDFLDNLNERVVQLSASGLPVLKAQSEERDRDLSSELVNAFKGDPFGPLKSLLEFRGLLNDRINEEFKSGEEFWALERKLCSALMHKEAVSVEDVMRAIHLKSFDYRALNLLLYELRGEKVNELHMEFLSISEYLVEISDDLFDYEDDVLDNSFNILRMFVKIYGASAAPTMLAKSITEAEQKYDRLLKALEPQLSAKYQKRCEEATAEGGRMGGPLLGKWSIPPVIVDEESYRSNM; encoded by the exons ATGGAGGAGCTGCGGAAGCTGGAGCGAGCGCAGGCGGCTCTGGAACTGATGCATCGTCACGGCGTCTCGCCTTCCGATCCCGACTCCGACCGATTCCTCTccaatctcctcctcctcttg ATACAACCATGTGGGGAGCTCGATATGGACCGgaagtttaatttaattaatgaaTACTTGCCAAAG ATATTGAGGACATTGATCAAGGAGGCCTCACATTTACTTGATTGGGATGACCTAATGAAGCTGGAAAACAAGGATTCTAGATATT TGAACCAGAAGTCCAATTGTTCCCTGCAAACCGAGTTCCACAATGGGGATGTAGTTGGGCTCAATGCAATGGAGAgagcaaattcaacccttgagGACTTT CTGGATAATTTGAATGAGAGAGTAGTGCAGCTATCTGCCAGTGGACTCCCAGTATTAAAAGCTCAATCTGAG GAGAGGGATCGTGATCTCAGTAGTGAACTTGTCAATGCATTCAAAGGAGATCCATTCGGACCGCTTAAGAGTCTTCTTGAATTTCGAGGACTTCTAAATGACAG GATAAATGAAGAGTTTAAATCAGGAGAAGAGTTCTGGGCACTGGAAAGAAAGCTATGCTCTGCCTTGATGCACAAGGAGGCT GTTTCAGTTGAGGATGTCATGCGGGCAATACATCTGAAATCTTTTGATTACAGGGCACTGAATCTTTTGTTATACGAGTTAAGAGGTGAAAAG GTAAATGAACTGCACATGGAGTTCCTTTCCATATCGGAATATCTGGTAGAAATCTCTGATGACCT TTTTGACTATGAG GATGATGTATTAGATAATAGTTTCAATATCCTTCGCATGTTCGTCAAAATATATGGAGCTTCTGCAGCCCCAACTATGCTG GCGAAATCAATTACAGAGGCTGAACAGAAGTATGATCGCCTATTGAAAGCTTTGGAGCCTCAGTTGTCTGCTAAGTATCAGAAAAGATGTGAAGAAGCTACTGCAGAAG GTGGGCGGATGGGAGGTCCGTTGCTTGGGAAGTGGAGCATTCCTCCAGTTATAGTGGATGAGGAATCCTACCGGTCAAACATGTAA
- the LOC115738984 gene encoding uncharacterized protein LOC115738984 isoform X3 produces MEELRKLERAQAALELMHRHGVSPSDPDSDRFLSNLLLLLILRTLIKEASHLLDWDDLMKLENKDSRYLNQKSNCSLQTEFHNGDVVGLNAMERANSTLEDFCRSYFMFHEMDVNRPQSFFKYLPVLSFTESYIYQYLRVIYEESLICSESLGQGKLFPSIIYSVGVELDNLNERVVQLSASGLPVLKAQSEERDRDLSSELVNAFKGDPFGPLKSLLEFRGLLNDRINEEFKSGEEFWALERKLCSALMHKEAVSVEDVMRAIHLKSFDYRALNLLLYELRGEKVNELHMEFLSISEYLVEISDDLFDYEDDVLDNSFNILRMFVKIYGASAAPTMLAKSITEAEQKYDRLLKALEPQLSAKYQKRCEEATAEGGRMGGPLLGKWSIPPVIVDEESYRSNM; encoded by the exons ATGGAGGAGCTGCGGAAGCTGGAGCGAGCGCAGGCGGCTCTGGAACTGATGCATCGTCACGGCGTCTCGCCTTCCGATCCCGACTCCGACCGATTCCTCTccaatctcctcctcctcttg ATATTGAGGACATTGATCAAGGAGGCCTCACATTTACTTGATTGGGATGACCTAATGAAGCTGGAAAACAAGGATTCTAGATATT TGAACCAGAAGTCCAATTGTTCCCTGCAAACCGAGTTCCACAATGGGGATGTAGTTGGGCTCAATGCAATGGAGAgagcaaattcaacccttgagGACTTT TGCAGGTCCTATTTTATGTTTCATGAAATGGATGTGAACAGACCACaatcttttttcaaatatctACCTGTGCTTTCTTTCACAGAAAGTTACATTTATCAG TATCTAAGAGTAATTTATGAGGAGAGCTTAATATGCTCTGAAAGCTTGGGGCAAGGAAAACTGTTTCCTTCTATCATCTATTCTGTGGGTGTTGAG CTGGATAATTTGAATGAGAGAGTAGTGCAGCTATCTGCCAGTGGACTCCCAGTATTAAAAGCTCAATCTGAG GAGAGGGATCGTGATCTCAGTAGTGAACTTGTCAATGCATTCAAAGGAGATCCATTCGGACCGCTTAAGAGTCTTCTTGAATTTCGAGGACTTCTAAATGACAG GATAAATGAAGAGTTTAAATCAGGAGAAGAGTTCTGGGCACTGGAAAGAAAGCTATGCTCTGCCTTGATGCACAAGGAGGCT GTTTCAGTTGAGGATGTCATGCGGGCAATACATCTGAAATCTTTTGATTACAGGGCACTGAATCTTTTGTTATACGAGTTAAGAGGTGAAAAG GTAAATGAACTGCACATGGAGTTCCTTTCCATATCGGAATATCTGGTAGAAATCTCTGATGACCT TTTTGACTATGAG GATGATGTATTAGATAATAGTTTCAATATCCTTCGCATGTTCGTCAAAATATATGGAGCTTCTGCAGCCCCAACTATGCTG GCGAAATCAATTACAGAGGCTGAACAGAAGTATGATCGCCTATTGAAAGCTTTGGAGCCTCAGTTGTCTGCTAAGTATCAGAAAAGATGTGAAGAAGCTACTGCAGAAG GTGGGCGGATGGGAGGTCCGTTGCTTGGGAAGTGGAGCATTCCTCCAGTTATAGTGGATGAGGAATCCTACCGGTCAAACATGTAA
- the LOC115738984 gene encoding uncharacterized protein LOC115738984 isoform X4 produces the protein MEELRKLERAQAALELMHRHGVSPSDPDSDRFLSNLLLLLIQPCGELDMDRKFNLINEYLPKILRTLIKEASHLLDWDDLMKLENKDSRYFQSKVNQKSNCSLQTEFHNGDVVGLNAMERANSTLEDFCRSYFMFHEMDVNRPQSFFKYLPVLSFTESYIYQLDNLNERVVQLSASGLPVLKAQSEERDRDLSSELVNAFKGDPFGPLKSLLEFRGLLNDRINEEFKSGEEFWALERKLCSALMHKEAVSVEDVMRAIHLKSFDYRALNLLLYELRGEKVNELHMEFLSISEYLVEISDDLFDYEDDVLDNSFNILRMFVKIYGASAAPTMLAKSITEAEQKYDRLLKALEPQLSAKYQKRCEEATAEGGRMGGPLLGKWSIPPVIVDEESYRSNM, from the exons ATGGAGGAGCTGCGGAAGCTGGAGCGAGCGCAGGCGGCTCTGGAACTGATGCATCGTCACGGCGTCTCGCCTTCCGATCCCGACTCCGACCGATTCCTCTccaatctcctcctcctcttg ATACAACCATGTGGGGAGCTCGATATGGACCGgaagtttaatttaattaatgaaTACTTGCCAAAG ATATTGAGGACATTGATCAAGGAGGCCTCACATTTACTTGATTGGGATGACCTAATGAAGCTGGAAAACAAGGATTCTAGATATT TTCAATCGAAAGTGAACCAGAAGTCCAATTGTTCCCTGCAAACCGAGTTCCACAATGGGGATGTAGTTGGGCTCAATGCAATGGAGAgagcaaattcaacccttgagGACTTT TGCAGGTCCTATTTTATGTTTCATGAAATGGATGTGAACAGACCACaatcttttttcaaatatctACCTGTGCTTTCTTTCACAGAAAGTTACATTTATCAG CTGGATAATTTGAATGAGAGAGTAGTGCAGCTATCTGCCAGTGGACTCCCAGTATTAAAAGCTCAATCTGAG GAGAGGGATCGTGATCTCAGTAGTGAACTTGTCAATGCATTCAAAGGAGATCCATTCGGACCGCTTAAGAGTCTTCTTGAATTTCGAGGACTTCTAAATGACAG GATAAATGAAGAGTTTAAATCAGGAGAAGAGTTCTGGGCACTGGAAAGAAAGCTATGCTCTGCCTTGATGCACAAGGAGGCT GTTTCAGTTGAGGATGTCATGCGGGCAATACATCTGAAATCTTTTGATTACAGGGCACTGAATCTTTTGTTATACGAGTTAAGAGGTGAAAAG GTAAATGAACTGCACATGGAGTTCCTTTCCATATCGGAATATCTGGTAGAAATCTCTGATGACCT TTTTGACTATGAG GATGATGTATTAGATAATAGTTTCAATATCCTTCGCATGTTCGTCAAAATATATGGAGCTTCTGCAGCCCCAACTATGCTG GCGAAATCAATTACAGAGGCTGAACAGAAGTATGATCGCCTATTGAAAGCTTTGGAGCCTCAGTTGTCTGCTAAGTATCAGAAAAGATGTGAAGAAGCTACTGCAGAAG GTGGGCGGATGGGAGGTCCGTTGCTTGGGAAGTGGAGCATTCCTCCAGTTATAGTGGATGAGGAATCCTACCGGTCAAACATGTAA
- the LOC115738984 gene encoding uncharacterized protein LOC115738984 isoform X1, with translation MEELRKLERAQAALELMHRHGVSPSDPDSDRFLSNLLLLLIQPCGELDMDRKFNLINEYLPKILRTLIKEASHLLDWDDLMKLENKDSRYFQSKVNQKSNCSLQTEFHNGDVVGLNAMERANSTLEDFCRSYFMFHEMDVNRPQSFFKYLPVLSFTESYIYQYLRVIYEESLICSESLGQGKLFPSIIYSVGVELDNLNERVVQLSASGLPVLKAQSEERDRDLSSELVNAFKGDPFGPLKSLLEFRGLLNDRINEEFKSGEEFWALERKLCSALMHKEAVSVEDVMRAIHLKSFDYRALNLLLYELRGEKVNELHMEFLSISEYLVEISDDLFDYEDDVLDNSFNILRMFVKIYGASAAPTMLAKSITEAEQKYDRLLKALEPQLSAKYQKRCEEATAEGGRMGGPLLGKWSIPPVIVDEESYRSNM, from the exons ATGGAGGAGCTGCGGAAGCTGGAGCGAGCGCAGGCGGCTCTGGAACTGATGCATCGTCACGGCGTCTCGCCTTCCGATCCCGACTCCGACCGATTCCTCTccaatctcctcctcctcttg ATACAACCATGTGGGGAGCTCGATATGGACCGgaagtttaatttaattaatgaaTACTTGCCAAAG ATATTGAGGACATTGATCAAGGAGGCCTCACATTTACTTGATTGGGATGACCTAATGAAGCTGGAAAACAAGGATTCTAGATATT TTCAATCGAAAGTGAACCAGAAGTCCAATTGTTCCCTGCAAACCGAGTTCCACAATGGGGATGTAGTTGGGCTCAATGCAATGGAGAgagcaaattcaacccttgagGACTTT TGCAGGTCCTATTTTATGTTTCATGAAATGGATGTGAACAGACCACaatcttttttcaaatatctACCTGTGCTTTCTTTCACAGAAAGTTACATTTATCAG TATCTAAGAGTAATTTATGAGGAGAGCTTAATATGCTCTGAAAGCTTGGGGCAAGGAAAACTGTTTCCTTCTATCATCTATTCTGTGGGTGTTGAG CTGGATAATTTGAATGAGAGAGTAGTGCAGCTATCTGCCAGTGGACTCCCAGTATTAAAAGCTCAATCTGAG GAGAGGGATCGTGATCTCAGTAGTGAACTTGTCAATGCATTCAAAGGAGATCCATTCGGACCGCTTAAGAGTCTTCTTGAATTTCGAGGACTTCTAAATGACAG GATAAATGAAGAGTTTAAATCAGGAGAAGAGTTCTGGGCACTGGAAAGAAAGCTATGCTCTGCCTTGATGCACAAGGAGGCT GTTTCAGTTGAGGATGTCATGCGGGCAATACATCTGAAATCTTTTGATTACAGGGCACTGAATCTTTTGTTATACGAGTTAAGAGGTGAAAAG GTAAATGAACTGCACATGGAGTTCCTTTCCATATCGGAATATCTGGTAGAAATCTCTGATGACCT TTTTGACTATGAG GATGATGTATTAGATAATAGTTTCAATATCCTTCGCATGTTCGTCAAAATATATGGAGCTTCTGCAGCCCCAACTATGCTG GCGAAATCAATTACAGAGGCTGAACAGAAGTATGATCGCCTATTGAAAGCTTTGGAGCCTCAGTTGTCTGCTAAGTATCAGAAAAGATGTGAAGAAGCTACTGCAGAAG GTGGGCGGATGGGAGGTCCGTTGCTTGGGAAGTGGAGCATTCCTCCAGTTATAGTGGATGAGGAATCCTACCGGTCAAACATGTAA
- the LOC115738984 gene encoding uncharacterized protein LOC115738984 isoform X5 codes for MEELRKLERAQAALELMHRHGVSPSDPDSDRFLSNLLLLLIQPCGELDMDRKFNLINEYLPKILRTLIKEASHLLDWDDLMKLENKDSRYFQSKVNQKSNCSLQTEFHNGDVVGLNAMERANSTLEDFLDNLNERVVQLSASGLPVLKAQSEERDRDLSSELVNAFKGDPFGPLKSLLEFRGLLNDRINEEFKSGEEFWALERKLCSALMHKEAVSVEDVMRAIHLKSFDYRALNLLLYELRGEKVNELHMEFLSISEYLVEISDDLFDYEDDVLDNSFNILRMFVKIYGASAAPTMLAKSITEAEQKYDRLLKALEPQLSAKYQKRCEEATAEGGRMGGPLLGKWSIPPVIVDEESYRSNM; via the exons ATGGAGGAGCTGCGGAAGCTGGAGCGAGCGCAGGCGGCTCTGGAACTGATGCATCGTCACGGCGTCTCGCCTTCCGATCCCGACTCCGACCGATTCCTCTccaatctcctcctcctcttg ATACAACCATGTGGGGAGCTCGATATGGACCGgaagtttaatttaattaatgaaTACTTGCCAAAG ATATTGAGGACATTGATCAAGGAGGCCTCACATTTACTTGATTGGGATGACCTAATGAAGCTGGAAAACAAGGATTCTAGATATT TTCAATCGAAAGTGAACCAGAAGTCCAATTGTTCCCTGCAAACCGAGTTCCACAATGGGGATGTAGTTGGGCTCAATGCAATGGAGAgagcaaattcaacccttgagGACTTT CTGGATAATTTGAATGAGAGAGTAGTGCAGCTATCTGCCAGTGGACTCCCAGTATTAAAAGCTCAATCTGAG GAGAGGGATCGTGATCTCAGTAGTGAACTTGTCAATGCATTCAAAGGAGATCCATTCGGACCGCTTAAGAGTCTTCTTGAATTTCGAGGACTTCTAAATGACAG GATAAATGAAGAGTTTAAATCAGGAGAAGAGTTCTGGGCACTGGAAAGAAAGCTATGCTCTGCCTTGATGCACAAGGAGGCT GTTTCAGTTGAGGATGTCATGCGGGCAATACATCTGAAATCTTTTGATTACAGGGCACTGAATCTTTTGTTATACGAGTTAAGAGGTGAAAAG GTAAATGAACTGCACATGGAGTTCCTTTCCATATCGGAATATCTGGTAGAAATCTCTGATGACCT TTTTGACTATGAG GATGATGTATTAGATAATAGTTTCAATATCCTTCGCATGTTCGTCAAAATATATGGAGCTTCTGCAGCCCCAACTATGCTG GCGAAATCAATTACAGAGGCTGAACAGAAGTATGATCGCCTATTGAAAGCTTTGGAGCCTCAGTTGTCTGCTAAGTATCAGAAAAGATGTGAAGAAGCTACTGCAGAAG GTGGGCGGATGGGAGGTCCGTTGCTTGGGAAGTGGAGCATTCCTCCAGTTATAGTGGATGAGGAATCCTACCGGTCAAACATGTAA
- the LOC115738984 gene encoding uncharacterized protein LOC115738984 isoform X2, giving the protein MEELRKLERAQAALELMHRHGVSPSDPDSDRFLSNLLLLLIQPCGELDMDRKFNLINEYLPKILRTLIKEASHLLDWDDLMKLENKDSRYLNQKSNCSLQTEFHNGDVVGLNAMERANSTLEDFCRSYFMFHEMDVNRPQSFFKYLPVLSFTESYIYQYLRVIYEESLICSESLGQGKLFPSIIYSVGVELDNLNERVVQLSASGLPVLKAQSEERDRDLSSELVNAFKGDPFGPLKSLLEFRGLLNDRINEEFKSGEEFWALERKLCSALMHKEAVSVEDVMRAIHLKSFDYRALNLLLYELRGEKVNELHMEFLSISEYLVEISDDLFDYEDDVLDNSFNILRMFVKIYGASAAPTMLAKSITEAEQKYDRLLKALEPQLSAKYQKRCEEATAEGGRMGGPLLGKWSIPPVIVDEESYRSNM; this is encoded by the exons ATGGAGGAGCTGCGGAAGCTGGAGCGAGCGCAGGCGGCTCTGGAACTGATGCATCGTCACGGCGTCTCGCCTTCCGATCCCGACTCCGACCGATTCCTCTccaatctcctcctcctcttg ATACAACCATGTGGGGAGCTCGATATGGACCGgaagtttaatttaattaatgaaTACTTGCCAAAG ATATTGAGGACATTGATCAAGGAGGCCTCACATTTACTTGATTGGGATGACCTAATGAAGCTGGAAAACAAGGATTCTAGATATT TGAACCAGAAGTCCAATTGTTCCCTGCAAACCGAGTTCCACAATGGGGATGTAGTTGGGCTCAATGCAATGGAGAgagcaaattcaacccttgagGACTTT TGCAGGTCCTATTTTATGTTTCATGAAATGGATGTGAACAGACCACaatcttttttcaaatatctACCTGTGCTTTCTTTCACAGAAAGTTACATTTATCAG TATCTAAGAGTAATTTATGAGGAGAGCTTAATATGCTCTGAAAGCTTGGGGCAAGGAAAACTGTTTCCTTCTATCATCTATTCTGTGGGTGTTGAG CTGGATAATTTGAATGAGAGAGTAGTGCAGCTATCTGCCAGTGGACTCCCAGTATTAAAAGCTCAATCTGAG GAGAGGGATCGTGATCTCAGTAGTGAACTTGTCAATGCATTCAAAGGAGATCCATTCGGACCGCTTAAGAGTCTTCTTGAATTTCGAGGACTTCTAAATGACAG GATAAATGAAGAGTTTAAATCAGGAGAAGAGTTCTGGGCACTGGAAAGAAAGCTATGCTCTGCCTTGATGCACAAGGAGGCT GTTTCAGTTGAGGATGTCATGCGGGCAATACATCTGAAATCTTTTGATTACAGGGCACTGAATCTTTTGTTATACGAGTTAAGAGGTGAAAAG GTAAATGAACTGCACATGGAGTTCCTTTCCATATCGGAATATCTGGTAGAAATCTCTGATGACCT TTTTGACTATGAG GATGATGTATTAGATAATAGTTTCAATATCCTTCGCATGTTCGTCAAAATATATGGAGCTTCTGCAGCCCCAACTATGCTG GCGAAATCAATTACAGAGGCTGAACAGAAGTATGATCGCCTATTGAAAGCTTTGGAGCCTCAGTTGTCTGCTAAGTATCAGAAAAGATGTGAAGAAGCTACTGCAGAAG GTGGGCGGATGGGAGGTCCGTTGCTTGGGAAGTGGAGCATTCCTCCAGTTATAGTGGATGAGGAATCCTACCGGTCAAACATGTAA